The genomic window TCAATCCTTTTATTATAACCAGAAATAATATTTTCAATATTTTTATATTTTCTTGTCATCTGATTTGATGAATTCTCTATAGAAGCTCTAATATTGTCAATTTCTCCTTTAATATCTATCAATGTATTATAGGTGTTCTCAAAAGATTCTCTAATGTCTTCAGCTACAGCCATATAATTTTTTAAATTATTTTCTAATTTATTTAATTCTAATATAGAGGAGTTTATTTTTTCATTTGTTATACTTAAACCATACTGTATCTCTGCTATATATGAATTTATTTCAGAAATTAAAGAATCTAATTTGTTAATAATTTCATCTATTAAAATATCATTAGATTTTGATTTATTTAAATCTTTTAACAAATTTTCAATCCAATCATCTTTCATAACCTGCCACCTTACAAATCTCAGAAAATGGAATAACTCCTTCCCTAATCAATTCTATTTTATTATTAATAATTTTTATAACTGTTGAAGGTTTTGAGTATTTACACTTTCCAACATCTACAACATAATCTACTCTTTTTATTATCTCATCATCTATCTCTTCTACACATGTAGGACTTTTTTTTCCAGAGACATTTGCTGATGTTGTGGTTAAAGGAACTATTGAAAGTTCTCTTATAATCTCATGATCGGGAATTCTAATTCCTATATACTCTTTTGATACAATATTTGGAATTATTGCTTTTTTCTTTAAAATAATTGTTAATGGACCAGGAAGAAAATTGTTAATAATCTTTTTTGAAATGTCATTAACATATGCATACTTTTCTATCTCATTAGTATCCTTTAAACAGATGGAAATTGGTTTATTATAATCTCTTTTTTTAATTTTATAAATCTTTTTAACAGCATTTTCATCTAAGGCATTTGCTGATATACCATAAAGTGTGTCTGTTCCACATATTATAATTTTCCCATTTAATATTTCTTTTTTTAAAAATTCTAATATTGTTTTAGCTCTGTTGGGATTCATGTTATATAATTTAATAATTCTCATAATCTCTCCTTTATATATTTAGCAATAGCTCTACTTAAAACAGGTGGGACACTCTCTCCAATCTGATTATACTGCACTTCCCTACCTCCAAAGAAAACAAAATCATCAGGATAACTCATCAATCTTGCCTGTTCTCTGACAGTTAATAATCTATCCTCATATGGATGAATAAATCTTGTTTTTCCTTTTACTGTAGGAGCTAATTTTTTTGGATTTAATCTTATCCAATTATGCATGAGTTTTGATTTTCCTCTATATTTATATAATGCTTCTCCAAATTTTAAATTTTTTATTTTTTCTAATTTATCTTTTGATAATTTTTTAATCTCATGATTTTTAGCATTTTTGGGGATATTTTTTAAAGCTTCTTCCACTACAACAAATTTATTTAATTTTTTTGGTTTTAATTTTATATTTGAGATAAATGCTCTTGCTCTTATAGAAGGATTTCCATAATCCTCTGCTCTTAAAATATTTAAATATATATCAAACCCTAATTCTCCAAACAATCTCTCTAGCTCATCTTTAATTTCTTTTATTTGTGGAACATTTTCCATTATAAAAATTATATTATCATTTTTTTCTGAAAAATATCTCACATAATCAATAAAATATAAAACTAACCTTCCTCTTTTATCTTTATATAGCCTATCTAATGGATTATCTTTAACCATAATGTTTGCCTTTGTAAATGGCTCACATGGTGGAGAACCAATTATTATATCTACATTACTATTAATAAAACTTTCAAAAGCCTTTGGGGGAATATTTTTAATATCATCTACCCAAACCTTATCTGAAATATTGTATATATATGTTTTTGCAACAGGTTTAAAATTCTCTATAGCTCCAACTATTTTAAAACCCTCATCTAAAAAACCTTTAGAAAATCCACCACAGCCAGAAAATAAATCTATAATATTCATAGTCTCTTTCCTAAAAGTGCCATTTTGGCTAATAATGCAGATAATTGAATTCTCTCATTAGCCCCCTCAACTATTCTGAAATCAGTTTCACCAATAGCTTCAGCTAATTCAACTTTCTTTTTTTCAGGTATGTTTAAGTTGTTAATCTCTCTAAACATTTGATTTAATATATCTTCTCCACTCATACCCCACTCAACCATAAGCTTATATAATAAATCCCTAGCTTTTTCAAAATTCCCTTCTAATGCTAAATTCATCATTTCCTTAACTTCTTCAGGTCTTGCCCTTGATGAGACTTTATAAACAAGTTCATCAGTTATCACATTATCTAAAGCAGCAGCAGTTTGTAATATATTTATAGCTTTTCTCATATCTCCTTCTGAAACATATATTATAGCCTCTAATCCAGATGGTTCTAATTTTAAACCTTCTTTTTCAGCAATTTCTTTTAATTTTTTAGCTATTTCTTCTTTTTTTAATGGGGAGAATCTAAAAACAGCACATCTTGATTGTATAGGGGGAATTATTTTTGAAGGGTAGTTACATGATAATATAAACCTACAAACATCTGAATATTTTTCCATAGTTCTCCTTAAGGCATTTTGAGCATCTGCTGTTAATGCATCACTTTCATCTAAGAAAACTATTTTAAATGGAGCATCTGCTATTGGTTTAGTTCTTGCAAACTCTTTAACTTTTGTTCTAATAACATCAATTCCTCTTTCATCAGAGTTGTGTAGTAATATTGGTACTTCTCCAGCAAAGAACATTTCATTGTTTGGAACTGAAACGTCATAGACATAATCATTATAATCTAACAATTTTATTTCTTTTATTTTAACAACATGTAAATCTGATAATGCAATATTTCTTAAGTTTTTATAAATTTTTCTTTCATCTTCTGTTAGTTCATCAACTTTTATGTTATTTAGAATAGCTATAACTTTATTTTTTGATACCATATTTTTATTTCCATAGAGTTGATGCCTTAATATACATCTCCAATTTATTTTTATTTTATCACTTATTTTCTCAAAGAATTTAATAAACATCTTGGCTGGCAATAAGTCAGAGTTTTTATGTTTCTTCCACATTAATCTAACTTCACCTTTAAATATTGAACTTTCTATACCTAATATCCTTGATAGCCAAACTATATCCACTGATAAATCTTTAGATGAGAGTCTAACAACTCCATCCCAATTTTCACAGCTATTTACATCTGCTAAACCTTTTAAGTATACTAGTTTTATAATATTAGGATATCTAATTTTATTTTTAAATCCTTTAGCAGCATATAACATAGAAGTTAGTTCATATCTTTTATCTTTCAATGAACTTACAAATGATATAATACAATCCCCAACCTTAAGATCTTTTGCATGCTTTGTTGTTAATTCTCCATTTTCATTAAACACCATCACTGAATGGTTTCCAGTTAGTTTTATTTTTCCTCCTTCAAACCTAACCTCTAAGATTTTATTCACTTTGTGTCTTATTAAATATTTAACTGGTTTCCAAACAACTTTATTATTTTCCACTGTTAAAACTTCTAAGTTCTTGGTTTCTACATATTCCCCATCAAACAGTTTTTCAATATTTTCACTGTTGAAGTATAATTTATCTAACTCTTCAAATGTTGTTCTTTTTATAACCCCATTAATTTTAACTAATATTGGTGTATCTTTTGCCACTGATGCATTCAACTCTAAAAAGTTCTCTCTCCAATTTTCACCATACAATTCTCTTGCTAAACAAAGAGCTGCTGTAGTCTTCCCAACTCCAGGAGGACCACTGAATAATAAATGTGGCATGGATCTTTTCTCAACATATTTTTTAAGTCTCTTAACAATCTCTTCCTGCCCTACTATTTCATCTAATCTCTTTGGTCGGTATTTTTCAACCCATGGTTTCTCCATAAACTCACCAAAACTTTTATTATATTCTCAATATTTAATTAACCATTTAAAAACCTTATTGGTGTGTGCTATGAAGATATGTGTCATTGAAGGAGATGGAATAGGAAAAGAGGTAATTCCTGAAGCTTTGAAAGTTTTAAATTTGCTAGGTAATTTTGAAATAATCAAAGCAGAGGCTGGTTTAGAGTGTTATAAAAAATATGGATACTATTTACCAAAAGAGACTATAGAAAAAGCTAAAGAGGCAGATATTATATTGTTTGGAGCTGTAACATCAAATCCAAAAGATAAAAATTATAAAAGTCCAATAATAACATTAAGGAAACTTTTTGATCTATATGCTAATGTTAGGCCAATAAACAATTTTGGTTTAGGAGAAATTGTTGGGAAAATAGCAGGATATAAATTTTTAGATATTAAAAGTATTGATATAGTTATTATAAGAGAAAATACAGAAGATTTATATGTTGGGAGGGAAAAAGAAAATGCTGACAAAGCTGTGGCAGAGAGAATAATAACAAAGAAAGGTGCTGAAAGAATAGTAAGATTTGCATTTGAGTATGCTAAAGATAACAATAGAAAGAAAGTTTCTTGCATACATAAAGCAAATGTTTTAAAGATAACAGATGGTCTATTTTTAGAAACTTTTTATAAAATTAGTAAAAATTATAATATAGAGGCTAATGATTATCTAGTTGATGCTACAGCAATGCATTTAATAAAAAATCCAAACATATTTGATGTTATAGTAACAACAAACATGTTTGGAGATATTTTATCTGATGAAGCTTCAGCTCTAATTGGTGGTCTTGGGTTAGTTCCATCTGCAAATATTGGAGAAAATAAAGCTTTATTTGAGCCAGTTCATGGTTCAGCTCCAGATATTGCTGGAAAAGGAATAGCTAACCCCATGGCAGCTATTTTATGTGTCTCAATGATTTTTGATTATATAAATGAAAATAAAAAAGCTAATTTAATTAGAGAAGCTATAAAGTATTGTTTAATAAATGGAAAAACTACTCCTGATTTGGGAGGAAATTTAAAAACTAAAGAGGTTGGAGATGAAGTTATTAAATATATAAAAGAGATGATCTAAATGAAAAAAATTGTAGGTTTCATCTTAAGTATTGTAATCTTACTTATTATACTATATATTATAGGTGTAAAAAAAGTTATTAATGTACTATTGAAGGTTAATCTAACTTTTGTTTTTATTGCTATCTTAATGGAATTAGTGGTTATTCTAATTATGACTCTCAGATGGAAATATGTATTAAAGGTTTTAGATTATTCTCCATCAATAAAGAACCTTTTCCTTTTAGTGCTATTGGGACAGTTTATTAATAACATAACCCCTTCAATGAGAGGAGGTGGGGAACCATTTAGAGCTTATTATTTATACAAATTAGAGAATATTCCAAAAGGTGTAGCCTTTTCATCCGTTCTCGTTGAGAGGGTCTTAGATACAATCATATTTTTATTTATGACAATAACTGTTATTGCTCACTTTATAACTTGTGGGTTTGAATATACAAATTATCTTATTTTTTCTTGGATATTTATTTTCATTACTTCATTCTTCCTCTTTTATATAATATTAAACAAAAACTTGCTAATTAAAATGGCTTTGAAGGTTAATAAATTTATAGAGAAATTTAAAAAGAACAAATATAATGAAGATAAGATATTAAACTCTATAGAAGAATTTTATAGTAGCTTAAAAATGTTTAAAAAATCTAAAAAGGATGGTAATGTTATAATAGCTATTATTCTTTCCTTTTTATGGTATATTTTAGATATATTAAAACTTTGGATACTTTTTTTAGCAATCCCTTATTATATATCTATAATCAATGTAGCATCAGTTTATTTGGTAACACTACTCTCTGGTATTTTCTCCCCAACTCCATCAGGTTTTGGTACTTCTGATATAGTTATGATTGGAGCTTTTTCTCTTCTCAATACTAATCCATCAGTGGCTACAGTAATAACTTTGTTAGATAGATTTATATCTTATATACTACCTACTATATTTGGTTACTTAGCTTCTCTCTATATTTATAAAAAAGCAGGTGAAAGGTATTATGGTAAGTAAAGAAGATGTTATAAAAGCTCTAAGAAAAGTGCAAGATCCTCATATGGGGATAAGTATAGTGGATATGGGATTGGTAAGAGATATAGAAATAGATGATAATGGAAATGTCAAATTTATTATAACTCCAACAAATCCTGCATGTATGAGTGTTTTAGGAATGGCTATGCAAGCTAAAAAAGTTGTAGAAGAGTTAGAAGGTGTTAAAAAAGTAGATGTAAAAGTAGAAGGTCATTTTATGGAAAAAGAAATAAATGAAATGCTAAATGAGCCCTAAACTTGCTTTCACTAGTCCATCAAATAGTGGATGTGGAGTATTGGGTCTAGATTTAAATTCAGGATGGGCTTGAGTAGCTATAAAGAATTTATGTTTTAACTCTATAAATTCTGCTAACTTACCATCAGGAGATTTTCCTGAAATTATTAAACCATGTTTTTCCAAAATATCATGATATTTTGGATTAACTTCATATCTATGTCTATGTCTCTCATAAACTTCCTTTTTTCCATAAAGTTTATATGTTAATGTTCCCTCTTTTAAAATAGCTTTATAACTTCCTAATCTCATTGTTCCTCCTTTTTCTTTTATATTTTTTTGTTCAGGTAGAAGATCAATCACAGGATGCTCTGTTTCTGGGTTAAATTCTGTAGAATCTGCATTTAATCCACAAACATTTCTTGCAAATTCAATAACAGCACACTGCATTCCCAAACATATACCCAAAAATGGAATATTATTTTCTCTTGCATATTTTATAGCATTTATCTTACCCTCTACTCCTCTTTTACCAAAACCTCCAGGGACAAGTATGCCATCTAATCTATTTTCATCTCTTTCTTTATCCAATATTTCTAAATCATTTTCTACCCTTTCAGCATGTAACCAGTTGATATTTACTTTTGTATCATTTTTAGCTCCAGCATGGATAAGAGCTTCTACAATACTGAGATAAGCATCTTTTAGCTCAACATATTTTCCCACAATTGCAATAGTAATTTCATTTAATGGATTTATTACCCTATCAACAAATGCTCTCCAATCTTTTAAATCTGGATTTCTATCTGGAAGTTTTAGTTTTTTGATAACTAACTTTCCTAACCCTTCTTTTTCTAGATTTAATGGCACTTCATATATACTTTTAGCATCTCTTGCCTCAATAACAGCTTCTTTATCAACATCACAAAATAATGATAATTTTTCTTTTATTTTTTCATTTATTGGTTTTTCAGTTCTACATATTAATATATCAGGTTGTATTCCAATACTTCTAAGCTCTTTAACACTATGTTGTGTAGGTTTAGTTTTGACCTCTCCAGCAGTTTTTATATAAGGGAGAAGGGAAACATGAATATATAAAACATTGTCTTTCCCAACATCTTTTTTAAACTGTCTTATTGCCTCTAAAAAAGGTAAACTCTCAATATCTCCAACAGTTCCTCCTATTTCAACAATAGTGATATCATAACCTTTAGATAATCTTTTAATCCAATTCTTTATCTCATCAGTTATGTGGGGTATTACTTGAACAGTTTTTCCTAAATAATCCCCTCTCCTCTCTTTTATCAATACATTCCAATATATCTTTCCTGCAGTTATATTATTATCTTTTGTTAAATTTTCATCAATAAATCTTTCATAATGCCCTAAATCTAAATCAGTTTCTCCACCATCTTCAGTTACAAACACTTCACCATGTTCATATGGTGACATAGTACCAGCATCTATTTGTAAATATGGATCAACTTTGATCATATTAACTTTAAAACCTCTCGCTTTTAATAATCTTCCTAAAGAGGCAGCAGTTATTCCTTTTCCTAATGACGATATGACTCCTCCAGTTATGAATATATATTTCAAAATTTCACCTCTTTATCAAATAATTCCCTAATAATAATGCATCAAAGTCAGTCCTTGAAAAGCTATTAATTGCATCTTTCTCTGTACAAACAATTGGTTCTCCATGTAAATTAAATGATGTGTTTAAAACTACTGGTAAGTTAATAGAGTCATATATGTATTTTATTATATCATAATAAATCCTGTTACTCTCTCTTTTTAACATCTGTGGTCTTGTTGTTTTATCTACATGAACTACTCCTTCAATCTCTTTAATTTTATCATCTTTAACTTTAAAAAGTAGGGTCATAAAAGGGGAGTATGTAGGATTTATAAGATAGTCTTCAACATACTCATATAAAATAGTTGGGGCAAAAGGCATAAACCAGTTTCTCTTTAAGTTTTTATTAATTCTCTCTTTATTCTCTTTTGTTGGTAAGGCTATTATACTTCTATTCCCTAAAGCTCTTGGACCAAATTCCATTTTTCCTCTAGCAATACATACAACTTTATTATCTATTATTAACTCTCCAATAACTTCAGGGATATCTTTATCTTCTATATATTCATATTTCATATTTTTTAACAAAGGTTCTACATTATTATTTTTAATCTCATAGCCAAAATAAGTATTATTTATTTCTAATCTATTTATTCTTTTATCAGATAAGCAAGCTCCTAAACATAGCCCTTCATCACCCATAAATGGAGGAACAAACAGATTATATTTTTCAGCTATTTTTGAGTTTAATTTAACATTCTGAGCTACTCCTCCAGTGAACACTATATTCTCTACTCCATACTCATTACTCAAATGATCAATAGCTTTTAAAACTACTCTTTCTAATTCTCCCTGTGCATATTTAGCAATTCTTACCATATCTTTAAAATTATAAAACTTTAGAATCTTTTTTAGCTCTTTTGTAGCTTCTGAACCAACACAGTTAAGATAATTTTTAAAACTTCTTATATTTTCTAAGTAATCAATAATCTTTAAGTCAATATTATCTTCAGCATCAAAAGCTGATAAACACATAACTTTTCCTTCATCTTCCATTGGCTTAAATCCTAAAAGTTCAGTTATTGAGGCATAAAAATCTCCAACAGAGTCTAAGTATGTTGATTGTGCTATTATCTCAAGATCTTTATTGGCTATGGATGCTAAAAAAGATAATCCATCTCCTGCCCCATCTATTGATATAACTAATGCTTCTTTAAAATTGGAAAGTTTATATAAATAAGAATGAGCAAAATGGTGATAAATATAAATAAATCTTTTATTAACTTTTTCTTGAAAATTTCTTAATTCTTTTAACCTTTTTTGTTTTCTAAATACTCCAGCTACAGTTACATAATCAAAATCTTTATTTCTTAAAATGTATTCTATAGATTTATAAGGAAATCCTCTATAATTCTTTACCCTTACAAATCTTTCTTCACTGTTAGCATGTATCTCTTTATCTATTAAAGCTGCCCCAGCATTATGTCCATCATGTATTCCCAACATATTCTCAGTTTAAATAGTTTCCATAATCTACCTTATAAACCTTAAATCCTGGTTGAACTCCATAGCTTGTAGGGTCTATTGAAGCTTTGACCAATTTTATATGCTTTAAGCCATATCCATCAAGGAAATGTAATTTTGCATATATACTATCTTCAAGATTTTTACTTGATAACCATGCATATACCATATTATTATCTATTCTAACTATTAAACTAGTGTTTGCTGACTCATTAATAACCTTATTGTAATATTTTTTATTATTTTTGTCATAGATAATCAATCTGTGTATTAATGGTTTTTCAATTTTTAATATTCTTCCTGTAGAATCTACCAAAACATTATTAGTTGATATATTCTCTCCTTTTATTTCAATTATATTAGCTATGCTGTATTTTACAGTTTTCTTTAAAATTACTACAATATCTAAACTATTATTTATTTTTATTCCTTTAGCTCTTAATTTTAAAAACCATCCTTTTTCTCTTACATCATTGGATGTATTTGGTGGTAAAGAAAAATTCCAAAAGCCAAACATACTCCATACTGAAGCAATATCAGTCATTCTATTGTAAGTTATTAAATAATCTGGGTTAGGATGTTCTGGATGTGTTGCATTTAAAACCTCTTTTGCCTCTTTATCAGTTAAACCATATTTTTCTGTTAGAATCTTATATGCAGCACTTCTATTTAAAGGAAGGATTTCATTTAATATTTCTACTGTCTTTGAAACATTGTTGTGTGTTTTATTCATCAATACTGATCCTTTTTTAAATGCCTCATCTCCACTTGTGGCGAGCATTCTTAATATCCCAACTGCAAGTTCTTCATTTGATGTAGCAAAGGCCCTACCAACCCAATAAGCCCTTGGAGAATTTTGACTACCTCCATCAAACGTAACCATCTTCCTTGTAGCCCAAGTGTAAATATGCCCATTATCCCACCAACAAGTTATAACAGCATTCTCTGGAGTGTTGTTTTTAATCCAATCTAAGCTTTCTTTCCACCCATTGTTAAATGTTGGAGGTTCTGAAAATGGAATAACTGCAGAAAGTTGTGGGATAACTATTCCAAGACATAATAAGATTGAAGCTATCTTATATATAAGCTCTCTATTCTC from Methanocaldococcus villosus KIN24-T80 includes these protein-coding regions:
- a CDS encoding coiled-coil domain-containing protein yields the protein MKDDWIENLLKDLNKSKSNDILIDEIINKLDSLISEINSYIAEIQYGLSITNEKINSSILELNKLENNLKNYMAVAEDIRESFENTYNTLIDIKGEIDNIRASIENSSNQMTRKYKNIENIISGYNKRIEMLDKYIKEIIKTQKNIINNLNTTRSLVYATILLTIINMLILLKITIFG
- a CDS encoding L-threonylcarbamoyladenylate synthase translates to MRIIKLYNMNPNRAKTILEFLKKEILNGKIIICGTDTLYGISANALDENAVKKIYKIKKRDYNKPISICLKDTNEIEKYAYVNDISKKIINNFLPGPLTIILKKKAIIPNIVSKEYIGIRIPDHEIIRELSIVPLTTTSANVSGKKSPTCVEEIDDEIIKRVDYVVDVGKCKYSKPSTVIKIINNKIELIREGVIPFSEICKVAGYER
- a CDS encoding DNA cytosine methyltransferase; this encodes MNIIDLFSGCGGFSKGFLDEGFKIVGAIENFKPVAKTYIYNISDKVWVDDIKNIPPKAFESFINSNVDIIIGSPPCEPFTKANIMVKDNPLDRLYKDKRGRLVLYFIDYVRYFSEKNDNIIFIMENVPQIKEIKDELERLFGELGFDIYLNILRAEDYGNPSIRARAFISNIKLKPKKLNKFVVVEEALKNIPKNAKNHEIKKLSKDKLEKIKNLKFGEALYKYRGKSKLMHNWIRLNPKKLAPTVKGKTRFIHPYEDRLLTVREQARLMSYPDDFVFFGGREVQYNQIGESVPPVLSRAIAKYIKERL
- a CDS encoding replication factor C small subunit, whose protein sequence is MEKPWVEKYRPKRLDEIVGQEEIVKRLKKYVEKRSMPHLLFSGPPGVGKTTAALCLARELYGENWRENFLELNASVAKDTPILVKINGVIKRTTFEELDKLYFNSENIEKLFDGEYVETKNLEVLTVENNKVVWKPVKYLIRHKVNKILEVRFEGGKIKLTGNHSVMVFNENGELTTKHAKDLKVGDCIISFVSSLKDKRYELTSMLYAAKGFKNKIRYPNIIKLVYLKGLADVNSCENWDGVVRLSSKDLSVDIVWLSRILGIESSIFKGEVRLMWKKHKNSDLLPAKMFIKFFEKISDKIKINWRCILRHQLYGNKNMVSKNKVIAILNNIKVDELTEDERKIYKNLRNIALSDLHVVKIKEIKLLDYNDYVYDVSVPNNEMFFAGEVPILLHNSDERGIDVIRTKVKEFARTKPIADAPFKIVFLDESDALTADAQNALRRTMEKYSDVCRFILSCNYPSKIIPPIQSRCAVFRFSPLKKEEIAKKLKEIAEKEGLKLEPSGLEAIIYVSEGDMRKAINILQTAAALDNVITDELVYKVSSRARPEEVKEMMNLALEGNFEKARDLLYKLMVEWGMSGEDILNQMFREINNLNIPEKKKVELAEAIGETDFRIVEGANERIQLSALLAKMALLGKRL
- the aksF gene encoding homoisocitrate dehydrogenase, with product MKICVIEGDGIGKEVIPEALKVLNLLGNFEIIKAEAGLECYKKYGYYLPKETIEKAKEADIILFGAVTSNPKDKNYKSPIITLRKLFDLYANVRPINNFGLGEIVGKIAGYKFLDIKSIDIVIIRENTEDLYVGREKENADKAVAERIITKKGAERIVRFAFEYAKDNNRKKVSCIHKANVLKITDGLFLETFYKISKNYNIEANDYLVDATAMHLIKNPNIFDVIVTTNMFGDILSDEASALIGGLGLVPSANIGENKALFEPVHGSAPDIAGKGIANPMAAILCVSMIFDYINENKKANLIREAIKYCLINGKTTPDLGGNLKTKEVGDEVIKYIKEMI
- a CDS encoding UPF0104 family protein; this encodes MKKIVGFILSIVILLIILYIIGVKKVINVLLKVNLTFVFIAILMELVVILIMTLRWKYVLKVLDYSPSIKNLFLLVLLGQFINNITPSMRGGGEPFRAYYLYKLENIPKGVAFSSVLVERVLDTIIFLFMTITVIAHFITCGFEYTNYLIFSWIFIFITSFFLFYIILNKNLLIKMALKVNKFIEKFKKNKYNEDKILNSIEEFYSSLKMFKKSKKDGNVIIAIILSFLWYILDILKLWILFLAIPYYISIINVASVYLVTLLSGIFSPTPSGFGTSDIVMIGAFSLLNTNPSVATVITLLDRFISYILPTIFGYLASLYIYKKAGERYYGK
- a CDS encoding metal-sulfur cluster assembly factor, with the translated sequence MVSKEDVIKALRKVQDPHMGISIVDMGLVRDIEIDDNGNVKFIITPTNPACMSVLGMAMQAKKVVEELEGVKKVDVKVEGHFMEKEINEMLNEP
- the pyrG gene encoding glutamine hydrolyzing CTP synthase; amino-acid sequence: MKYIFITGGVISSLGKGITAASLGRLLKARGFKVNMIKVDPYLQIDAGTMSPYEHGEVFVTEDGGETDLDLGHYERFIDENLTKDNNITAGKIYWNVLIKERRGDYLGKTVQVIPHITDEIKNWIKRLSKGYDITIVEIGGTVGDIESLPFLEAIRQFKKDVGKDNVLYIHVSLLPYIKTAGEVKTKPTQHSVKELRSIGIQPDILICRTEKPINEKIKEKLSLFCDVDKEAVIEARDAKSIYEVPLNLEKEGLGKLVIKKLKLPDRNPDLKDWRAFVDRVINPLNEITIAIVGKYVELKDAYLSIVEALIHAGAKNDTKVNINWLHAERVENDLEILDKERDENRLDGILVPGGFGKRGVEGKINAIKYARENNIPFLGICLGMQCAVIEFARNVCGLNADSTEFNPETEHPVIDLLPEQKNIKEKGGTMRLGSYKAILKEGTLTYKLYGKKEVYERHRHRYEVNPKYHDILEKHGLIISGKSPDGKLAEFIELKHKFFIATQAHPEFKSRPNTPHPLFDGLVKASLGLI
- a CDS encoding carbamoyltransferase C-terminal domain-containing protein → MLGIHDGHNAGAALIDKEIHANSEERFVRVKNYRGFPYKSIEYILRNKDFDYVTVAGVFRKQKRLKELRNFQEKVNKRFIYIYHHFAHSYLYKLSNFKEALVISIDGAGDGLSFLASIANKDLEIIAQSTYLDSVGDFYASITELLGFKPMEDEGKVMCLSAFDAEDNIDLKIIDYLENIRSFKNYLNCVGSEATKELKKILKFYNFKDMVRIAKYAQGELERVVLKAIDHLSNEYGVENIVFTGGVAQNVKLNSKIAEKYNLFVPPFMGDEGLCLGACLSDKRINRLEINNTYFGYEIKNNNVEPLLKNMKYEYIEDKDIPEVIGELIIDNKVVCIARGKMEFGPRALGNRSIIALPTKENKERINKNLKRNWFMPFAPTILYEYVEDYLINPTYSPFMTLLFKVKDDKIKEIEGVVHVDKTTRPQMLKRESNRIYYDIIKYIYDSINLPVVLNTSFNLHGEPIVCTEKDAINSFSRTDFDALLLGNYLIKR